One window of Desulfobacca acetoxidans DSM 11109 genomic DNA carries:
- the purB gene encoding adenylosuccinate lyase — protein MIPRYSRPRMARIWTEENKFQTWLEVELAALEAMAQHGLVPKEAVGQIREKARFDVQRIEEIEVQTRHDVIAFLTNVAEYVGDEGRYLHYALTSSDILDTANALRLRQAADLLLEDLDLMMAVLKDRALEFKHTVCIGRSHGIHAEPMTFGLKFALWYAEMKRHRERLLRARAVVSVGKFSGAVGTFAHLPPAIEETACALLNLTPAPLATQVIQRDRYAEYFTTLALIGGSLEKIAVEIRHLQRTEVREAEEFFRAGQKGSSAMPHKRNPVLSENITGLSRLLRGNALAAMENMVLWHERDISHSSVERIIAPDSTILLDFMLGRLTGLLKNLLVYPDNMKKNLELTRGLIFSQRLMLELVRKGITREDAYLMVQGPAMRVWQAENLDFPSLIRQDAEIAKHLTKEEIDAVFALSEYLKHVDFLFQRVFGD, from the coding sequence ATGATTCCACGCTACAGTCGGCCCCGGATGGCCCGTATCTGGACGGAAGAGAACAAATTTCAGACCTGGCTTGAAGTTGAATTGGCCGCCCTGGAAGCGATGGCCCAACATGGTCTGGTCCCCAAGGAAGCGGTCGGGCAGATCCGGGAGAAAGCCCGGTTTGATGTCCAGCGCATCGAAGAGATTGAGGTCCAAACTCGACACGATGTCATCGCTTTTCTCACCAACGTCGCCGAATATGTCGGCGACGAGGGCCGCTATCTGCATTATGCCCTGACTTCCTCAGACATCCTGGATACCGCCAATGCCCTGCGCCTGCGGCAGGCCGCCGATCTCTTATTGGAAGACCTGGACCTGATGATGGCCGTCTTGAAAGATCGGGCCCTGGAATTCAAACACACGGTTTGTATCGGCCGCTCCCATGGCATCCATGCCGAACCCATGACCTTCGGTCTCAAGTTTGCCCTCTGGTATGCTGAAATGAAACGGCATCGGGAGCGTCTGTTGAGGGCCCGGGCTGTGGTCAGCGTCGGGAAATTCTCCGGAGCAGTGGGGACCTTCGCCCATCTCCCTCCGGCAATAGAAGAAACCGCCTGCGCCCTGCTGAACCTGACACCGGCGCCACTGGCCACCCAGGTAATCCAACGGGATCGCTATGCCGAATATTTCACTACCCTGGCCCTGATCGGCGGTTCGCTTGAGAAGATTGCGGTGGAAATCCGCCATTTGCAGCGTACTGAGGTGCGGGAGGCCGAGGAGTTCTTCCGCGCCGGGCAGAAAGGCTCCTCGGCCATGCCCCATAAGCGCAATCCGGTCTTAAGCGAAAATATCACCGGCCTGTCCCGGCTTTTAAGGGGCAACGCCCTGGCCGCCATGGAAAATATGGTTCTGTGGCACGAACGAGATATCAGTCATTCCTCCGTGGAGCGCATCATCGCTCCGGATAGTACTATCCTGCTCGATTTTATGCTCGGCCGGCTCACCGGCCTCCTGAAAAACCTGCTGGTCTATCCCGACAACATGAAGAAGAATCTGGAGCTCACCCGCGGTCTGATCTTCTCTCAACGGTTGATGCTGGAGTTGGTGCGCAAAGGAATCACCCGAGAGGATGCCTACCTCATGGTACAAGGTCCGGCCATGCGGGTCTGGCAGGCGGAAAATTTGGATTTCCCCAGTCTCATCCGCCAGGATGCAGAAATCGCCAAGCACCTCACTAAAGAAGAGATCGACGCCGTCTTTGCTCTATCAGAATATCTCAAACACGTGGATTTTCTCTTTCAACGGGTGTTTGGAGACTAG
- a CDS encoding Sfum_1244 family protein: MNDFIQQVQFNCQIAAAGQVGFYSLCGMLLRMRQLYKWEQNLLPWQEGDPKAVLDWIETQEESWSGLEETGLQDLPLNGIRLDPFSVSELNDLLLPEGLAYGAGYTHGLAPTCFLGELWEVQKRRDLTVFILGPELARDLDGSPAMRQGQIIYLRTEPLAFYLWDNLSDPTKQNNFFLKIALAAQGIDLTSLVNRPEEYQDQFQTLLQAQGEAMIHHEIGEALEPSLQKTFAVIIGRLPHTRVERYVRALKDTLADLNDWGRVQHLLEQRNLPGLALLLAWRPGFYPYLVPELEPAFWALQKSRDWNVMHQARQEALERLRRTAAELDEVLAELAEKSDEELATALDNRFIKPLGL; the protein is encoded by the coding sequence GTGAATGATTTTATCCAGCAGGTGCAATTTAATTGTCAGATCGCCGCCGCCGGGCAGGTGGGCTTCTACTCCCTCTGCGGCATGCTCCTTAGAATGAGGCAACTCTACAAGTGGGAGCAAAACCTGTTACCCTGGCAGGAAGGCGACCCTAAAGCAGTGCTGGACTGGATCGAGACGCAGGAGGAATCGTGGTCCGGTCTAGAGGAGACGGGACTCCAGGACCTGCCCTTGAACGGCATCAGGTTAGATCCTTTTTCAGTGTCAGAGCTGAATGATCTGCTATTGCCTGAAGGTTTGGCCTACGGCGCCGGCTACACCCACGGATTGGCCCCCACCTGTTTTTTGGGAGAATTATGGGAAGTACAAAAACGCCGGGACCTGACTGTATTTATCTTGGGACCGGAACTGGCCCGAGACCTGGATGGTTCCCCCGCCATGCGCCAGGGCCAGATAATTTACCTGCGGACGGAGCCGCTGGCATTTTATCTGTGGGATAACCTCTCTGACCCGACCAAACAGAATAACTTCTTCCTCAAAATCGCACTGGCCGCTCAGGGCATCGATTTAACCAGCCTGGTGAACCGACCCGAGGAGTATCAGGACCAGTTTCAGACCCTTCTCCAAGCCCAGGGAGAAGCTATGATTCACCATGAGATCGGCGAAGCCCTGGAACCGAGTCTGCAGAAAACCTTTGCCGTCATTATCGGACGCCTGCCGCATACCAGGGTTGAACGTTATGTGCGGGCCTTAAAAGACACCCTGGCGGATCTGAATGATTGGGGACGGGTGCAGCACCTTCTGGAACAGCGAAATCTCCCTGGATTAGCGTTGCTCTTGGCCTGGCGGCCGGGATTCTATCCTTATCTGGTCCCCGAATTGGAGCCAGCCTTTTGGGCCCTGCAGAAAAGCCGGGATTGGAATGTCATGCACCAGGCCAGGCAAGAGGCACTGGAGCGATTGCGCCGCACCGCGGCCGAACTGGACGAGGTGCTGGCGGAACTGGCAGAGAAATCTGATGAAGAGCTGGCCACGGCGTTGGATAACCGATTTATCAAGCCGTTGGGATTATAA
- the guaA gene encoding glutamine-hydrolyzing GMP synthase, with protein sequence MIDPHRDKVLILDFGSQYTQLIARRIRELQVYCEIHPYLMPLEQIEAFAPRGIILSGGPRSVYEPGAPLVSREVLELGPPVLGICYGLQLLNHILGGKVSPAASREYGRKNFTISDHQDLFAGLSPHESVWMSHGDHIDEIAPGLEIIGSSDTCPAGAVRDQRRRIFGVQFHPEVKHTPNGGKILANFLFGICGLQPLWNMRSFVEATTQALRQKIGTERVICALSGGVDSSVTAVLLHRAIGDRLTCIFVNNGVLRQGEAEKVVRLFRENYRLNLVYVDASKSFLKLLEGIVDPEEKRRRIGREFIRVFAEEAGKLGQVKYLAQGTLYPDVIESVSFKGPSATIKTHHNVGGLPEVMPLELIEPLRELFKDEVREVGSELGLPEEMIWRHPFPGPGLAIRILGEVTPERLAILRQADAIVLEEMKAAGFYRQVWQAFAVLLPIKTVGVMGDERTYENVIALRVVDSTDAMTADWSRLPYDLLARLANRIINEVKHVNRVVYDISSKPPSTIEWE encoded by the coding sequence ATGATAGACCCCCATCGAGACAAGGTGCTCATCCTGGATTTCGGGTCGCAATACACCCAGCTTATTGCCCGGCGGATACGGGAACTGCAGGTGTATTGCGAGATTCATCCATACCTGATGCCGCTGGAGCAGATAGAGGCATTTGCTCCTCGCGGCATTATCCTGTCCGGAGGACCGCGCAGCGTCTACGAACCCGGGGCGCCGTTGGTCAGCCGGGAAGTGCTGGAGCTGGGCCCGCCGGTTCTGGGTATCTGTTATGGGCTGCAACTGCTCAACCATATTTTGGGCGGCAAGGTCTCTCCGGCGGCGTCGCGGGAGTATGGCCGCAAGAATTTCACTATCTCCGATCACCAGGACCTTTTTGCCGGATTGAGCCCTCATGAGTCAGTCTGGATGAGCCATGGCGACCATATCGATGAGATAGCCCCGGGATTGGAGATCATCGGTTCTTCCGATACCTGCCCGGCGGGAGCGGTGCGGGACCAGCGTCGGCGCATCTTTGGCGTCCAGTTTCATCCCGAGGTGAAACACACCCCCAACGGCGGCAAGATCTTGGCCAACTTCTTATTTGGCATCTGCGGCCTCCAGCCGCTATGGAATATGCGCTCCTTTGTGGAGGCGACCACTCAAGCCTTGCGTCAAAAAATAGGTACAGAGCGGGTTATCTGCGCCCTCTCCGGCGGCGTGGACTCCTCGGTGACCGCGGTCCTGCTGCACCGGGCTATCGGCGACCGTTTAACCTGCATTTTTGTCAACAACGGTGTCTTGCGGCAGGGAGAGGCTGAAAAGGTAGTACGGCTTTTTCGAGAGAACTATCGCCTGAATTTAGTTTATGTAGACGCCAGCAAAAGCTTCCTGAAACTTCTCGAGGGTATTGTCGATCCGGAAGAGAAGCGCCGCCGTATCGGCCGCGAATTTATCCGGGTCTTTGCTGAAGAAGCGGGTAAACTGGGACAGGTAAAATATTTAGCCCAGGGAACGCTCTATCCGGATGTCATCGAAAGTGTCTCTTTTAAGGGGCCATCTGCCACTATCAAAACACACCACAATGTTGGGGGGCTGCCGGAAGTCATGCCCCTCGAGTTGATTGAACCCCTCAGGGAGCTGTTTAAAGACGAGGTGCGGGAGGTCGGATCTGAATTGGGGTTGCCGGAGGAGATGATCTGGCGGCATCCCTTTCCGGGACCGGGGTTGGCCATCCGTATTCTCGGTGAAGTGACGCCCGAACGATTGGCCATCCTTCGACAAGCCGACGCCATTGTCCTGGAAGAAATGAAAGCCGCCGGTTTCTATCGACAGGTGTGGCAGGCCTTTGCAGTCCTGCTGCCCATCAAGACCGTCGGGGTTATGGGCGACGAACGGACCTATGAAAACGTCATCGCTTTAAGAGTGGTGGACTCTACCGACGCCATGACCGCAGACTGGTCCCGGCTGCCCTACGATCTGCTGGCGCGCCTGGCCAACCGGATTATCAATGAGGTCAAGCATGTAAACCGGGTGGTATATGATATTTCCTCGAAGCCGCCCAGCACCATTGAATGGGAGTAA
- the holB gene encoding DNA polymerase III subunit delta', translating to MLFRDILGQNRVIGFLRQGLATGAMPHALLFLGAEGVGKSSTAQALAQALNCEQRQTDQDACGHCRSCRMFTAGGHPDFLQIKPSGEGGQPQIKIEQIRELRRQLGYPPLAGNWRVVLLKPAETLNEAAANALLKTLEEPPAGNVLILTAIGERDLLPTIVSRCRRLTFGAIPQSILIQELKRRKGLSPEQAALAAAMHYGSLGLALQEDFQQLLDQRNQTVKELEQLEHGSVGEVLQWATQKSKKDAGLDKFIILGRLWYRDLLALKCHARPEQLLNWDRSADLADQQRSLTTEAILTRLDVLSRLPQQLRANLNIELCLNTFTLRWRSPDVVAVSG from the coding sequence ATGTTATTTAGAGATATCTTAGGACAGAATAGGGTCATTGGGTTTTTGCGGCAGGGGCTGGCCACCGGTGCGATGCCCCATGCCCTGCTCTTTTTGGGGGCCGAAGGAGTCGGCAAAAGCAGCACCGCCCAGGCCTTGGCTCAGGCCCTCAATTGCGAACAACGGCAAACCGATCAGGACGCCTGCGGGCATTGCCGCTCGTGTCGGATGTTTACCGCCGGCGGCCACCCCGATTTCCTGCAGATCAAACCCAGCGGCGAGGGGGGCCAACCACAGATCAAGATCGAACAGATCCGGGAGCTGCGGCGTCAATTAGGATACCCCCCCCTGGCTGGCAACTGGCGGGTGGTGCTATTGAAACCTGCGGAAACCTTGAACGAAGCCGCAGCCAACGCCCTGCTGAAGACCCTGGAAGAGCCCCCGGCAGGAAATGTCCTTATCCTGACCGCGATAGGCGAAAGAGATCTGCTGCCTACTATTGTCTCGCGTTGCCGCCGCCTGACTTTCGGCGCCATCCCGCAATCCATTCTGATTCAGGAGTTGAAACGCCGGAAAGGTCTAAGCCCAGAGCAGGCAGCCTTGGCGGCAGCCATGCATTACGGATCGCTGGGACTGGCGTTGCAGGAAGATTTTCAGCAGCTTCTAGATCAACGCAACCAGACAGTAAAGGAACTGGAACAACTGGAACATGGTTCCGTCGGCGAAGTACTGCAGTGGGCCACCCAGAAAAGTAAGAAAGATGCCGGTCTGGATAAATTTATCATATTGGGCCGGCTGTGGTACCGGGACCTGTTGGCCCTGAAATGTCACGCCAGACCTGAGCAATTATTGAATTGGGATCGGTCGGCCGATCTGGCAGATCAGCAACGGTCGCTGACGACCGAGGCAATATTGACCCGGCTCGATGTCCTGAGCAGACTGCCCCAGCAGTTGCGGGCCAATTTAAATATTGAACTCTGTCTGAACACTTTTACCTTGCGCTGGCGTTCACCAGACGTCGTTGCGGTTTCAGGATAA
- a CDS encoding PSP1 domain-containing protein, translated as MSKIVRVRFRPHGKVYNFDSGHFVLSQGNHVIVETEQGVAFGTVVSPPQPRSPKLMVQPLKPVYRLATAEDIEQQKLVEAREQKAFEFCQHCIQTRQLPMHLVRVEGLFDTSKMVFYFTAAKRVDFRELVRDLVQQFRTRIELRQIGVRHQAKMIGGLGNCGRPFCCSTFLQDFAPVSVRMAKEQNLSLNPSKISGCCGRLMCCLTYEYQTYMDLKAGLPKIGKKIMLPEGEAKIIRQNIINQTITVELSDGREVEVPMSQVDQEDPALLKRGIKLPETESGNG; from the coding sequence GTGAGCAAAATTGTTCGGGTGCGATTTCGCCCCCATGGTAAGGTATATAACTTCGACTCCGGCCATTTCGTGCTCTCTCAGGGCAATCACGTCATTGTCGAGACCGAGCAGGGTGTGGCCTTCGGCACGGTGGTCAGTCCACCACAGCCCCGCAGTCCCAAACTGATGGTCCAACCCCTTAAACCGGTATATCGGCTGGCTACCGCCGAAGACATAGAGCAACAAAAACTGGTTGAGGCCAGAGAGCAGAAGGCCTTTGAATTCTGCCAGCACTGCATCCAGACGCGGCAGTTGCCTATGCACCTCGTACGGGTGGAAGGCCTTTTTGACACCAGTAAGATGGTCTTCTATTTTACGGCTGCCAAAAGAGTGGATTTTCGGGAACTGGTGCGCGACCTGGTGCAGCAGTTTCGCACCCGGATCGAATTGCGCCAGATCGGGGTGCGACATCAGGCCAAGATGATCGGCGGCCTGGGCAACTGCGGCCGCCCCTTTTGCTGCTCCACATTCCTACAGGATTTCGCTCCGGTATCGGTGAGAATGGCCAAGGAACAGAATCTCAGTCTGAATCCCAGCAAGATTTCCGGCTGTTGCGGCCGACTGATGTGTTGTCTGACCTACGAATACCAGACGTATATGGATCTGAAGGCCGGACTGCCCAAGATCGGTAAGAAGATTATGCTGCCAGAGGGCGAGGCCAAAATTATCCGGCAGAATATCATCAATCAAACCATCACGGTTGAATTAAGCGACGGCCGTGAAGTAGAAGTACCAATGTCGCAGGTGGATCAAGAAGACCCGGCCCTTTTGAAACGGGGAATAAAACTGCCCGAGACAGAATCAGGTAACGGCTGA